In a single window of the Cucumis melo cultivar AY chromosome 11, USDA_Cmelo_AY_1.0, whole genome shotgun sequence genome:
- the LOC103497483 gene encoding probable WRKY transcription factor 13: protein MGSKSQVLLNPQALLEDHQEVTPNSQMGFFNFPSNLTFFQLPSIPQTHSPSPSFDPPNFSTSNNNTNNNNNNNSNNLSETLLSSSILPLKSSISYEIAPQHLLSLQTSTPNLWPWGEIGERLLMNGKRSNNNENNNNQLGVSKMKMKKMKGRRKVREPRFSFKTMSDVDVLDDGYKWRKYGQKVVKNTQHPRSYYRCTQDHCRVKKRVERLAEDPRMVITTYEGRHVHSPSHDSEDSEAQTHLNNFFW, encoded by the exons atgggtTCAAAATCCCAAGTTCTATTGAACCCACAAGCTTTGTTGGAAGATCATCAAGAAGTGACACCAAATTCTCAAATGGGTTTCTTCAATTTCCCTTCAAATTTAACCTTTTTTCAACTTCCTTCAATCCCTCAAACCCATTCTCCTTCACCTTCATTTGATCCTCCAAATTTCTCCACTTCCAATAACAataccaataataataataataacaattccAATAATCTTTCTGAAACCCtactttcttcttctattttgcCTCTCAAATCCTCCATTTCCTATGAAATTGCACCCCAACATCTTCTTTCCTTGCAAACATCCACTCCAAATCTATG GCCATGGGGAGAAATTGGAGAAAGACTATTGATGAATGGGAAGAGATCAAATAATaatgagaataataataatcaattgGGAGTATcaaaaatgaagatgaagaaaatgaaaggaagaagaaaagtgaGAGAGCCAAGATTCTCATTCAAGACCATGAGCGATGTTGATGTTCTTGATGATGGTTACAAATGGAGAAAATATGGACAGAAAGTGGTAAAAAACACACAACATCCTAG AAGCTATTATCGTTGTACACAAGATCATTGTAGGGTTAAGAAAAGAGTAGAGAGATTAGCTGAGGATCCAAGAATGGTGATTACAACTTATGAAGGCAGACATGTTCATTCTCCTTCCCATGATTCTGAAGATTCTGAAGCTCAAACCCATCTCAATAATTTCTTTTG GTAA